The Bacteroides sp. AN502(2024) DNA segment AGTGCGGTATACACATTGGGAAGTGTTGGCAGGAAGAGACAAAGCAGGAAGGACAACCGTTTTTCCAACTTTCTTTCCTGCAAAATTCATCAATTTCATTTCCAGTGTCAGTTTCTCCTGAGTGTCAAGACAGTCGGAAAGCAGGTAAACACAAAGTTCGTCACCTTCCAGCAAAGGGGTGATATGAACGGGGGCAAATGCACGCTTTGCCTGATAATGCAAAGCTTTCCAGTTACCGTAGTAGTCGATACCCGACCATGACACAACCGGCCAACTGTCGTTCAATTGCCAGTATAATGTACCCATGCAATAAGGACGATTGCGACGGTGCGCTTCCAGGCCGTGACGTATGCCATGTCCCTGCAATACAAGTCCGACATAGACAAAGTCCTCAAATCTCTCGGGTACGATATAATCACGTTCCATATAAGTACGAATCAAGGCATTGCCGATACTGCTCTTCTGATGGGCATTCATCACTTCCGATTCGATTTGATAATCTTCGGGAGATGCGAATGTGGCAATGGTCTTCATTTCGGGGAAGGACTGGAATCCGAATTCACTCATGAAACGCGGCAAATCGGTGTCTAATGATTCAAAAGGTTTCTGTCCGTACCAGACCCCCCAGTTGTGGCTATCCCCTATTCCCCATGATTCGGGACGTCCCCAGTTGGCGAAATAGGGAGAGCTGTGGATGTAGAAGCGGTCGGGGTCGAGTTCTTTCACTTTGGCGGGAAGTAACTCGCGGAAGAGTTTGTCGTAGCCGGTCATCATCTCCCGGTAGATTTTCGGGGTATATTTCTTCTGATATCCCCAGTATTTCAAAGCTTCCAATATTTCGTTGTTGCCACACCAGATGGCTAACGAGGGGTGGTTGCGGAGACGACGGATGTTATAGCAGGCTTCCTCCTCTACCCTTTTCAGAAAGGCGGGATCGGACGGATAAGGGGTACAGGCAAACATAAAGTCCTGCCATACCAGAATTCCGTTCTCGTCTGCGAGGTCATAGAAACGGTCGTCTTCGTAGGTTCCGCCGCCCCACACGCGGATGACGTTCATGTTGGCTTCCTTGACATCACGGAATAGTGTTTGATAGCGTTCGGTGGTGACGTTTGTCAACAGGGCGTCCTGCGGTATGTAGTTGGCTCCTTTGGCGAACATCGGGATGCCGTTTACTTCAAAATAGAAAGATTCTCCGTCCTTGTCCTTCTCGTTCACCAGGCGGACGGTACGGAGTCCGATTCTATGGGATTGTTCGGCTACCATATGGCCTTCGGTGATGATTTGGGCGGAGAAATCGTATAAGGTCGGGGCTCCCCAGCCGTTCGGCATCCAGCGTACCGGTGAGACAACTTCCGTAGGGATGCAGATGCGGTTGACTCCGGGTTGCAGAGAGACTGTTTGACTCGTGGCGGATTTCTGTTCCCCTTCAAGCGAAGTGTTGATTCTTATTTCTGCTTGAAGCGGATGGGGAAGTATGTTGTTTATTTCCAACTCATTGGATAACTTCGCTACCTGGTCGGTCAGGGATAGTTGCTTCACATGGTAGTCACTGATTGAGGCAGCATCGTAAAAGCGGATGGTTATCGGACGCCAGATGCCGCTGGTCACCATTCGGATTCCCCAGTCCCAGCCATAGCTGTAAGGGGCTTTACGGGAGAACACGCTTAGATGTTTATCGTGATGGTCGTTGTCTGCCGGGTAGTTGAATCCGTTTGAATTATATTGAGGCATTGTCTGCCGGATGGGGGAATGAAAGTAGATGTGAAGACGGTTTTCTCCGATACGGAGTTGGGACTTGACGGGTATGGTATAGCCGACAAACATGTTATCGGCTTTCACCAACAATGCTCCATTGAGGTATACATCGGCGTACGTATCGAGCCCCTCAAAAACCAATTGGGCGCCATCCCGTTTCAGTTGTTCGGGAGTAACAGTAAAAGCAGTCCGGTATTCCCAGTCTTCATTTTCCACCCACTGAATCTTTTGCTCATTGATGCCATAAAAAGGATTGGGAAGTTGCTGATGGTTGATAAGATCCTGATGAACAGTGCCCGGGACCTGTGCCGGCTGCCATAACTCCGTTCCTGCCTGAGAAAATTCCCAGGCTGTATTTAAAACTACCACATCGGAATTGTCATTGCTCTGCGCATATACTATACTGCAACAGCACAGCAATCCGCATATTATTTGAGTTTTTTTTCCTATCAAATTAAATATCATAGTGGGAGTATTAGATGTTAATGGTGTCAAAGATATTATTTTTCCATCAAATTTCCCTGATAATCTAACAAAATGTTGACTACCTCCGTTATTCTTTTCATTATTCGACCGTTATCCTACTTATTTCGGAAGTGCGGACGCCCGGCTTCAATTCCCCGTTGATGTTGTAATATGTTTGGTTCCATCCCACTAATGACGCTCCGGCACGTGCCGTCTGCGGGGTACGGGCAACTTCCTGCCATGTATTCTGACGGATATTATATACTAATATCCGGTCATTGAATTGGTACCACTCGGCAGGATGCAGAAGATAATCTTTCTCCGGATGTTGAAGAGCAGCCAGAAATATATCCTTATTGACTCCTCCTGTACAAAGTATCAAGCTATCATTCATCGCAATAGCCGTCCCGCCCCCCAAAGATACAGCTTCACCGTTGTTTCCCGTCGGAGTGGCTACGCGAGTCCATTGCCGGGACGTGGATGAGTAGCAATAGCCATCCGTGGAAAGTGTGGCGGGCTTACCATCGGTGGAAGCGGCAAATCCGCCCCACAGATAGATACAGGCTTCACCATTCTTGTACAGTCCCGCACAGACAGGTTGTACACGCGACGCTCCGGGAAATTCGGGAAGTGATTGCCAACCGGCCTCAGTATTGTTTAAGTCAAGACAGAGAAAAGAGTTTGAAGGCTTTCCGTTTCTGTTTCCACCGGTGATAAAAAGTTGGCTACCGACTCGTGTTCCGTACATATTGTCTAAGGCGTAGGGTAAATCGGGTAGAGTTTCCAAGCATACTTTGCCTTTCTTCTCATCCCACCGGATTTTGTAAACGTCGGTCAATGCTCCGCGGTCGTTCATTCCGCCTGCACAGATCATACCGTCGGAACAAGATACGGAAACTCCGTATGCGGCACGTACAGGAAGCTCGCCTGCTTTTTTCCAAAGAAGTAGCGTATCAGGATTCATTTCCGCTACATAAATGCCTTGGTAGTATCTCTTTTTTCCACCCTCACTGGCAGGTGTTCCGGGGAAGTTACAACCACCGGCTATCAACAGCTTTCCACTCAGGATTCCCGCATAGCAGGCAGACACACCCGACTCAATCCCTTTCTCCGATTTCGGAAATCCTTTCATTTTCTGCAAACCAATGCTTTGGATAAACGGCTCCGGAGCTTCGGCTCTGAAGGTAGAAGCTGGTAGTCCTTCTTTATTTACCAGATTGGCCCGCGTGAAAGGCTGCCAGCCATACCGGACATACCGCGGATGCTTTACCTGTTCGCTATACACTTTGAGCTGTCCGGATTCTGTTCCGCCTCTCCCCTCTACCACTTCGGCAACCGCAGGGTAATAAAGACCATCCGTCTCGGCCACTTCAAACGTACGCAAAGATTGACCGTCGGAACTTCTCAAGCCTTCGCCATAATCAAAGGTTACATACACGGCACCTTCCCGAAAATCGGCTTGGCGGAATAACGGACCGGAAGGCAGTACATGACACATTCCATACGTCTTGTTCAACGCCCAACGCGCCAAGCGCTCTCCCACCGGCTTCTTATTTCTAGGATGAACATCCAACGAATCACCCCAATCACTTGATACTGTCATGCCCGTATTCGGTATTTCGTTCATCATCCTGCGCTGACTGTCGCGGAACCACGGCCAGGAAGGACGGGCGATACTGGAAAGTTGTACATAGTAGAATGGCAACGCCTCACTCCCCCAGTTTTTACGCCAACTGCCGATGAGCAATTTGAATAGTTTCTCGTGCGCCTCACGATTATGGGCATTCGATTCGCCTTGATACCAGATCACCCCTTTGATCGGGTATTGTTCCAATGGGCGGATTCCTGCTTCATACAGATAGCAAGGTTCGTAAGGATGACGTTGCAGCTTGTCTTCCGACTTCCGGATATTCAATGCAGCCCGTCCGCGCACCCAGTCTTGTATAAAATCATTATGTGTCCACTCTTTCAATATAGCCGGAAACTGATACTCCAGCGTATTCCGGTCCACCCACGATTCGGTAGGCGAACCGCCGATAGCGTTACAGATCAACCCCACCGGAACTTTCAAGCTATCCCGCAACATCCGGCCGAAATAATAAGCGATGGCCGAAAAACGGGCGGCATTGTCGGGAGTACAGACTGCCCATTCGGTATCCTTATAATATTGGAGGTGATTCAGGGAATCAAGGACGGAAGCGTCCCATTGCACCGCATCCGTACGCCAGCGTGCCTTCATGTCATACAGACGCAACTGTTCATCATCGGCTTGAGGGATCTCTTTCTTGCCCGTAGCAGCTTGTCGCAACATAAATTCCATATTCGACTGACCGGAACAGAGCCACACCTCTCCTGCCAGCACATGGGTATATTTCAAGGTTCTTTGAGAGGAAGAGATGGTCAACGTGTAGGGACCACCACCTTTCAACGGCGATAACTTCACCGACCATTTTCCATCCGGTGTAGCCTTCGTAGTCCACTGCTGACGGTCTATGCGAACTGTCACTTGTTCGCCGGCATCAGCTATCCCGTGAATCAGCAAGGGGGTATCACGCTGGAGAACCATATTATCCGTATATAACGGAGATACCTGCAAGCCGCCGTAATCTCCGGTAATGGCGGAATAAACCGTCTTTGCCATCATCGCAGCCCCTTCGGCAGCAGGATGAACAGCATCCGGCAGCAAGAAAGGATAAGGATAAAGCGGTTCGTGGAAATCTATCAACTGCACGCCGGCATAACGTGCCACCGTTTCGATCGCTGTCTGTATCTCACCGTGCCAGTCGCGGGTCCCCGAAAGGAAACGCTTATGACGGTCGGCAATCGGAGTCATTCGGGCAATGATGATCCGGGCATGAGGATTGGCCTTGCGGAATGTATCCATCAGATTCAAATAGTCGCTCACAAAAGAATCGCGATAGTTAGGCCAGTTACGAGGATCGGTATCATTGATTCCCAAATGGATGACCACAATATCTCCTGCAAAATCCAATGCCTTGCGATATTCCTCCTGTTGGGTATATGGGCGGTGTCCCTGATTGAGCAGGGTGGCACCGGGCTTCCCGAAGTTTTCGACCTCATACTGCTCTCCCAACAGTTTCTGTAACTGTACGGGATAAGATTGCGTGGTACGGTCGGCCAATCCGCTTCCGTAGGTAATGCTGTTTCCTACACAGGCCACTTTCGTCCGTTTTTGCTGAGCAGACAGTGCCCAACAGACGAACAAACAAACCGATAATATCCAAATCTTTTTCATCTATCTCTTTCCGGTATTTATTTCTTTTCGATTTTTGTTTCCTTGACTTTTATCTCCTTCCAATCTTTACTTCTTTCCGATGTAAGGTTTGACAATTTCCACCCATTTCCGATAGCCTTTTCCGAGAAGATGCAGTCCGTCATTCGTATAAGCAGTGTCCATCTTTCCGGTTTGCCCGTCTACAAAATGAGCGTACAAATCGATGTAAGTCACTCCCTCTTTTTCTGCCAGACGAACCAATCCCCTATTGATTTCGGGAACCACCTGCCAGCGCGAAGTATGCCCTTTGAACATACCGTAATGATCGGTCACCGGAAGAACACTTTGCAGATACAGCTTTGTCTTCGGCGAATCCGCCTTTATCTTTTGAACAATCAGGCCGATACGGGCTACAATGGTATCGGCGACAGTTCCCCGACTAACGTCATTAATGCCTATCAGAAGAAATATCTTAGCCGGTTTGCCTTT contains these protein-coding regions:
- a CDS encoding cyclically-permuted mutarotase family protein, coding for MKKIWILSVCLFVCWALSAQQKRTKVACVGNSITYGSGLADRTTQSYPVQLQKLLGEQYEVENFGKPGATLLNQGHRPYTQQEEYRKALDFAGDIVVIHLGINDTDPRNWPNYRDSFVSDYLNLMDTFRKANPHARIIIARMTPIADRHKRFLSGTRDWHGEIQTAIETVARYAGVQLIDFHEPLYPYPFLLPDAVHPAAEGAAMMAKTVYSAITGDYGGLQVSPLYTDNMVLQRDTPLLIHGIADAGEQVTVRIDRQQWTTKATPDGKWSVKLSPLKGGGPYTLTISSSQRTLKYTHVLAGEVWLCSGQSNMEFMLRQAATGKKEIPQADDEQLRLYDMKARWRTDAVQWDASVLDSLNHLQYYKDTEWAVCTPDNAARFSAIAYYFGRMLRDSLKVPVGLICNAIGGSPTESWVDRNTLEYQFPAILKEWTHNDFIQDWVRGRAALNIRKSEDKLQRHPYEPCYLYEAGIRPLEQYPIKGVIWYQGESNAHNREAHEKLFKLLIGSWRKNWGSEALPFYYVQLSSIARPSWPWFRDSQRRMMNEIPNTGMTVSSDWGDSLDVHPRNKKPVGERLARWALNKTYGMCHVLPSGPLFRQADFREGAVYVTFDYGEGLRSSDGQSLRTFEVAETDGLYYPAVAEVVEGRGGTESGQLKVYSEQVKHPRYVRYGWQPFTRANLVNKEGLPASTFRAEAPEPFIQSIGLQKMKGFPKSEKGIESGVSACYAGILSGKLLIAGGCNFPGTPASEGGKKRYYQGIYVAEMNPDTLLLWKKAGELPVRAAYGVSVSCSDGMICAGGMNDRGALTDVYKIRWDEKKGKVCLETLPDLPYALDNMYGTRVGSQLFITGGNRNGKPSNSFLCLDLNNTEAGWQSLPEFPGASRVQPVCAGLYKNGEACIYLWGGFAASTDGKPATLSTDGYCYSSTSRQWTRVATPTGNNGEAVSLGGGTAIAMNDSLILCTGGVNKDIFLAALQHPEKDYLLHPAEWYQFNDRILVYNIRQNTWQEVARTPQTARAGASLVGWNQTYYNINGELKPGVRTSEISRITVE
- a CDS encoding SGNH/GDSL hydrolase family protein; the encoded protein is MKNRYVNEPIKGIGCKKFFFVVLVLFLAGVCRAQERKYSTFYYQRATLFEELPVTSHDIIFLGNSITNGAEWSELFHNKHVKNRGISGDICMGVYDRLDAILKGKPAKIFLLIGINDVSRGTVADTIVARIGLIVQKIKADSPKTKLYLQSVLPVTDHYGMFKGHTSRWQVVPEINRGLVRLAEKEGVTYIDLYAHFVDGQTGKMDTAYTNDGLHLLGKGYRKWVEIVKPYIGKK
- a CDS encoding glycoside hydrolase family 2 protein, with protein sequence MIFNLIGKKTQIICGLLCCCSIVYAQSNDNSDVVVLNTAWEFSQAGTELWQPAQVPGTVHQDLINHQQLPNPFYGINEQKIQWVENEDWEYRTAFTVTPEQLKRDGAQLVFEGLDTYADVYLNGALLVKADNMFVGYTIPVKSQLRIGENRLHIYFHSPIRQTMPQYNSNGFNYPADNDHHDKHLSVFSRKAPYSYGWDWGIRMVTSGIWRPITIRFYDAASISDYHVKQLSLTDQVAKLSNELEINNILPHPLQAEIRINTSLEGEQKSATSQTVSLQPGVNRICIPTEVVSPVRWMPNGWGAPTLYDFSAQIITEGHMVAEQSHRIGLRTVRLVNEKDKDGESFYFEVNGIPMFAKGANYIPQDALLTNVTTERYQTLFRDVKEANMNVIRVWGGGTYEDDRFYDLADENGILVWQDFMFACTPYPSDPAFLKRVEEEACYNIRRLRNHPSLAIWCGNNEILEALKYWGYQKKYTPKIYREMMTGYDKLFRELLPAKVKELDPDRFYIHSSPYFANWGRPESWGIGDSHNWGVWYGQKPFESLDTDLPRFMSEFGFQSFPEMKTIATFASPEDYQIESEVMNAHQKSSIGNALIRTYMERDYIVPERFEDFVYVGLVLQGHGIRHGLEAHRRNRPYCMGTLYWQLNDSWPVVSWSGIDYYGNWKALHYQAKRAFAPVHITPLLEGDELCVYLLSDCLDTQEKLTLEMKLMNFAGKKVGKTVVLPALSLPANTSQCVYRTWLTNLFFPAKRPLADDLRSCFMQLTLKDKSGRTVDETVYFFEKTKDLLLPKTTITCRMKQTEGKCELTLFSPALAKDVFIEVPLQGARFSDNFFDLLPGERKTVIITSPQIKKGEEMPWAVKHIRETYD